A portion of the Pseudomonas koreensis genome contains these proteins:
- a CDS encoding glycosyltransferase, producing the protein MAELIFCLCLLLPAYAYIGYPLLLTLLAPLFPAWRHAPAPPLNISIVIAAHNEARHIEHKLRTLLAQDYQPATLQIILASDGSTDDTVACAHKVIDPRITVLDLPRQGKAATLNAGAALSTGDILVFTDADNQWSRDTLGHLLAPLSDPQVGACAGHMVIPVTGGGLSIGDSLYRHYEGWLRRVENRTGCMVSADGALLALRRELFQNVPAEVNDDFFISTCAPVAHKRIVYVPEAQVIDQGVDEADKQWRRRQRVTVGGLQSLAQRRELLNPFKHGLYSIALISHKLIRRLAPVLLLPLLLSNFWLWNEHGFYRLSLVAQLLGYSIAIAGLLDAQHRLPKPFRLAAFLLVTLAGMSVGLWQFLRGQRYAQWNPDQNR; encoded by the coding sequence GTGGCTGAACTCATTTTTTGCCTGTGCCTCTTGTTGCCAGCGTATGCCTACATCGGCTATCCGCTGCTGCTGACCTTGCTCGCGCCGCTGTTTCCGGCCTGGCGCCATGCCCCGGCGCCGCCGTTGAATATCAGCATCGTCATCGCTGCGCACAACGAGGCGCGGCACATCGAGCACAAATTGCGCACGCTGCTGGCCCAGGATTATCAACCGGCGACGCTGCAGATCATTCTCGCCAGCGACGGTTCGACCGATGACACCGTGGCCTGCGCGCACAAAGTGATTGATCCGCGCATCACCGTGCTCGACCTGCCGCGTCAGGGCAAAGCCGCCACGCTGAATGCCGGCGCCGCCCTGAGTACCGGCGACATTCTGGTGTTCACCGATGCCGACAACCAATGGTCGCGCGATACCCTCGGGCACTTGCTCGCGCCGCTGAGCGATCCGCAGGTCGGCGCCTGCGCCGGACACATGGTGATCCCGGTCACCGGTGGTGGCCTGAGCATCGGCGACAGTCTGTATCGGCATTACGAAGGCTGGTTGCGCCGGGTCGAGAATCGCACCGGCTGCATGGTCTCCGCCGACGGCGCCCTGCTCGCCTTGCGCCGCGAGCTGTTCCAGAACGTGCCGGCCGAGGTCAACGACGATTTCTTCATCAGTACCTGCGCACCGGTGGCGCACAAACGCATTGTTTATGTGCCCGAGGCGCAGGTGATCGACCAGGGCGTCGACGAAGCGGACAAACAGTGGCGTCGCCGCCAGCGGGTCACCGTCGGTGGCCTGCAGAGCCTGGCGCAACGCCGCGAACTGCTCAATCCCTTCAAGCACGGCCTGTATTCGATCGCATTGATCAGCCACAAACTGATCCGTCGACTGGCGCCGGTGCTGTTGTTGCCGCTGCTGCTGAGCAATTTCTGGCTGTGGAACGAACACGGTTTCTACCGCCTGAGCCTGGTCGCGCAATTGCTCGGTTACTCGATTGCCATCGCCGGCCTGCTGGATGCGCAACACCGTTTGCCCAAACCTTTCCGCCTCGCGGCATTCCTGCTGGTGACGCTGGCAGGCATGAGCGTCGGCCTGTGGCAGTTCCTGCGCGGGCAACGTTACGCACAGTGGAATCCTGACCAGAATCGTTGA
- a CDS encoding GumC family protein has translation MNPKENYLHEFFRIFFANKQLVKRIFLTFAVIALLLPLLLKQSFDITAQVIVQSKKLSQGDATTSLTQDNATFIPPSLADMETESNILRSPALIRQTISELRDQGQYNPPPGMLSKLAGEPFKRYVSTPLREYVVNPLRDALGMETDPVRDTTLDGLTQDAIDNLKIETLPGSNVISIVYSFPDPAQGTTFVAALLQNYLVDRQALQSIELPHSFYETKKHQYQVRLDGLEGARLSLLESVGSSDPKEEITFRLNAINTEEQALNLYRDRLLQSQRWLDYLKTSLAAANSNKLNDYTFPFTFTTTVDNIAFEDREIRQMGEALTTQVSRYMNDLAVFQPGSEPMLLAREQIARTRQQFLKVVNNRIQERTTDLSVVSQVIEQKTARIAEFKNRIHQLQQTQSKLRQMDTEIGALHAAFSTYAQRFAESSTTRALDNDLSNARVLSPPFEPTEAAFPKPMLIIPFGLFTGLLLAIAFVYVREFFDHRFKHPAQISHELGVPVLLVLNEETPQAGNPHKNWTMPSLVHWVRN, from the coding sequence ATGAACCCAAAAGAAAATTACCTGCACGAGTTCTTCAGGATTTTCTTCGCCAACAAGCAACTGGTGAAGCGCATCTTCCTGACCTTTGCAGTGATCGCCCTGCTCCTGCCGTTGCTGCTCAAACAGAGCTTCGATATCACCGCGCAGGTCATCGTGCAGTCGAAAAAGCTGTCCCAGGGCGATGCGACGACCTCGCTGACCCAGGACAACGCCACCTTCATCCCGCCATCACTGGCGGACATGGAAACCGAAAGCAATATCCTCCGTTCGCCGGCACTGATCCGTCAGACCATCAGCGAACTGCGCGACCAGGGTCAGTACAACCCGCCGCCCGGGATGCTCAGCAAGCTGGCCGGCGAACCGTTCAAGCGATACGTCAGCACGCCACTGCGCGAATACGTGGTCAATCCGCTGCGTGATGCGCTGGGCATGGAAACCGATCCGGTGCGCGACACGACACTGGACGGTTTGACCCAGGACGCCATCGACAACCTGAAGATCGAAACCCTGCCAGGTTCCAACGTGATCTCGATCGTCTACAGTTTCCCCGATCCGGCTCAGGGCACAACGTTCGTTGCCGCGTTGCTGCAGAACTATCTGGTCGATCGTCAGGCGTTGCAATCGATCGAGCTGCCGCATTCGTTCTACGAGACCAAGAAGCATCAATATCAGGTGCGGCTCGATGGTCTGGAAGGCGCGCGGCTTAGCTTGCTGGAAAGCGTCGGTTCGTCCGACCCGAAAGAGGAAATCACCTTTCGCCTCAATGCGATCAACACCGAAGAGCAGGCACTCAACCTGTATCGCGATCGCTTGCTGCAAAGCCAGCGCTGGCTCGATTACCTGAAAACCAGCCTGGCGGCGGCCAACTCCAACAAACTCAACGACTACACCTTCCCTTTCACCTTCACCACGACGGTGGACAACATCGCGTTCGAAGACCGCGAGATCAGGCAGATGGGCGAGGCGCTGACCACTCAGGTCAGCCGCTATATGAATGACCTGGCGGTATTCCAGCCCGGTAGCGAACCGATGTTGCTGGCCCGCGAGCAAATTGCCCGCACCCGCCAGCAGTTCCTCAAAGTGGTCAACAACCGCATCCAGGAACGCACAACCGACCTGTCGGTGGTGAGCCAGGTCATCGAACAGAAAACAGCGCGCATTGCCGAGTTCAAGAATCGCATCCATCAATTGCAGCAGACGCAAAGCAAGCTGCGTCAGATGGACACCGAAATCGGCGCGTTGCACGCAGCGTTTTCCACCTATGCGCAACGCTTTGCCGAAAGCAGCACGACGCGCGCGCTGGATAACGACTTGTCCAATGCCCGGGTCTTGAGTCCACCGTTCGAACCGACCGAAGCGGCTTTTCCCAAGCCGATGCTGATCATTCCGTTCGGGCTGTTCACCGGTCTGCTGCTGGCAATCGCGTTCGTCTACGTGCGTGAGTTCTTCGATCACCGCTTCAAGCATCCGGCGCAAATCAGCCATGAGCTGGGCGTGCCAGTGTTGTTGGTGCTCAACGAAGAAACGCCGCAGGCGGGCAATCCGCACAAGAACTGGACCATGCCAAGCCTGGTTCACTGGGTGCGCAATTGA
- a CDS encoding CpsD/CapB family tyrosine-protein kinase — translation MDGSTNKSLSIASPSESNLTSTVLDLDLRILFLTAANPGAGTTTSALALASQLAQMSSGQVLLVDASQSANNLTQQMNLGKERGLRDLLFNPDNPPLLQDCVVQVSSLPFHVLPNGRPIRTLEHLTAERLSPLLDQLGSQYRFVVIDGDAVYSAADTLVISTQVDGVVFVVRAEDTRWEVAQAAVQRLTQAGAKVVGSVFNRRKYYMPKWLYKNL, via the coding sequence ATGGACGGTTCAACCAATAAAAGCCTGAGCATCGCCAGCCCCAGCGAGTCGAATCTGACGTCGACCGTGCTGGATCTCGATCTGCGGATCCTGTTTCTGACCGCCGCCAATCCCGGCGCCGGCACCACCACCAGCGCGCTGGCACTGGCCAGTCAGCTGGCGCAGATGAGCAGCGGCCAGGTATTGCTGGTCGACGCCAGCCAGTCGGCGAACAACCTCACCCAGCAAATGAACCTGGGCAAAGAGCGCGGCCTGCGCGACCTGCTGTTCAATCCGGACAACCCGCCGCTGTTGCAGGACTGCGTGGTGCAGGTGTCGAGCCTGCCCTTCCACGTGCTGCCCAATGGTCGGCCGATCCGCACGCTGGAACACCTGACCGCCGAGCGCCTGAGCCCGTTGCTCGACCAGTTGGGCAGCCAGTACCGCTTCGTGGTGATCGATGGCGACGCGGTGTACTCCGCCGCCGACACGCTGGTCATCAGCACTCAGGTCGACGGCGTGGTGTTTGTCGTCCGTGCCGAAGACACCCGCTGGGAAGTCGCCCAGGCCGCCGTGCAACGCCTGACTCAGGCCGGGGCAAAAGTGGTCGGCAGCGTGTTCAACCGGCGCAAGTACTACATGCCCAAATGGCTTTACAAAAACCTGTAA
- a CDS encoding oligosaccharide flippase family protein has translation MSRGSYIRHLALSMGTKLAMIALRLLRNVLLARILGPSERGLFALLSTLPDLISAATSGGLNSAVGYQAANQRPMGLLLAQVLVFGCLLAGLLTLLVVALAREFGSELDVTMQLGLLAWLLLLAVPLTVLKSGLLTLHNASGGVVAFNVLRLVESLAPLLLFVALFWMWKEAALEAALISWLAGISLVVLVGWMWLKRAQPLQLQWDRASQKELLKFSARSHPDLLFQQVILRSDYLFIGALLGSSALGHYAMASAAAELLLIVPEAVTTPLMKRLLQQDKGMDKVTPLALRLTATVMLGACVSMALIGEWLIVTLFGVAYQPAYPALLALLPGLLGLCYASILRLDLIGKNRPATVSLMMGVGALLNLALNLLLIPSYGIVGAAAASSIAYLAVTLAMLVLYCRLSGVPFWHTLFILPGDLSPMWLMLHRRKAA, from the coding sequence ATGAGTCGCGGCAGCTACATCCGGCATCTGGCCCTGAGCATGGGCACCAAACTGGCGATGATCGCTCTGCGCCTGCTGCGCAATGTGTTGCTGGCGCGGATTCTCGGGCCGAGCGAACGCGGCTTGTTCGCCCTGCTCAGCACCCTGCCGGATCTGATCAGTGCGGCCACCAGCGGCGGCTTGAATTCGGCAGTCGGTTATCAAGCGGCCAACCAGCGGCCGATGGGGCTGTTGCTCGCTCAGGTGTTGGTGTTCGGCTGTCTGCTGGCCGGGCTGCTGACGTTGCTGGTGGTGGCGCTGGCGCGAGAATTCGGCAGCGAACTCGATGTCACGATGCAGCTCGGTCTGCTGGCCTGGCTGTTGTTGCTGGCGGTACCGCTGACCGTGCTCAAAAGCGGCCTGCTGACCTTGCACAACGCGTCGGGTGGCGTAGTCGCTTTCAATGTCTTGCGTCTGGTCGAATCGCTGGCGCCGCTGCTGCTGTTTGTGGCGCTGTTCTGGATGTGGAAAGAGGCGGCACTCGAAGCGGCACTGATCAGTTGGCTGGCCGGTATCAGCCTGGTGGTACTGGTGGGCTGGATGTGGCTCAAACGCGCACAGCCGCTGCAACTGCAATGGGACCGTGCGAGCCAGAAGGAGTTGCTGAAATTCAGCGCGCGCAGCCATCCGGACCTGCTGTTCCAACAGGTCATTCTGCGCTCCGATTACCTGTTCATCGGCGCCCTGCTCGGCAGCAGTGCGCTCGGCCACTACGCCATGGCCAGCGCCGCCGCCGAACTGCTGCTGATCGTCCCGGAAGCGGTCACCACACCGCTGATGAAGCGTCTGCTGCAACAGGACAAGGGCATGGACAAGGTCACGCCGCTGGCGCTGCGCCTGACCGCCACAGTGATGCTCGGCGCCTGCGTCAGCATGGCGCTGATCGGCGAATGGCTGATCGTCACCCTGTTCGGCGTCGCCTACCAACCGGCGTACCCGGCGCTGCTGGCTTTGCTGCCGGGGCTGTTGGGCCTGTGCTACGCAAGCATTCTGCGCCTGGACCTGATCGGCAAGAATCGCCCTGCCACCGTCTCGCTGATGATGGGGGTGGGGGCGTTGCTCAATCTGGCCCTGAACCTGCTGCTGATCCCGAGCTACGGCATCGTCGGCGCAGCAGCGGCGTCCTCGATTGCCTATCTGGCCGTAACCCTGGCAATGCTGGTGCTTTATTGCAGACTCAGCGGCGTACCGTTCTGGCACACGCTGTTCATTCTGCCCGGTGATCTCAGCCCGATGTGGCTGATGCTGCACCGCAGGAAAGCCGCATGA
- a CDS encoding polysaccharide biosynthesis/export family protein encodes MNARMLVLLLLPLAGCSSNSDTRNMPVNILTATPANAQATDMPRVEQTLRPKDVLDVIFHISTSGSDAYRVQSGDQIGLNFTAASQLNGTQLVLPDGTIELPGANTSVKIAGLTSEEARQEIQRAYERKQLFQPNRNQLSVQILSPLSNEQNLKSALNHPATGMSREITVGTDGYASFPEIGAVPLQGMTVNQLETFLNQKYAQLPGRMNVDVLLKSTAGNEIYVLGEVAQPGSYPIRRPVSVLEALTLARGTNVKARLDSVVIMRRNGNQVQAMNYDVEKALSGDAPQIAYLQPDDMLYVPKTKLASAGELARQLADVVLFQGVGFSFGYRVDNKGSDN; translated from the coding sequence ATGAACGCCAGAATGCTTGTCCTGCTGTTGCTGCCGCTTGCGGGCTGCTCCAGCAATTCCGACACCCGCAACATGCCGGTGAATATTCTCACCGCGACACCGGCCAACGCCCAGGCCACCGACATGCCGCGGGTCGAGCAGACCCTGCGCCCGAAAGACGTGCTGGATGTGATTTTCCACATCAGCACCAGCGGTTCGGACGCTTACCGCGTGCAATCAGGTGACCAGATCGGCCTGAATTTCACCGCCGCCAGCCAGCTCAACGGCACGCAACTGGTGCTGCCCGACGGCACCATCGAACTGCCGGGCGCCAACACCTCGGTGAAAATTGCCGGGCTGACCAGCGAAGAAGCCCGCCAGGAAATCCAGCGTGCGTATGAGCGCAAGCAACTGTTCCAGCCCAACCGCAATCAGCTCTCGGTGCAGATTCTCAGCCCGCTGAGCAACGAGCAGAACCTCAAGAGCGCGTTGAACCACCCGGCCACCGGCATGAGCCGCGAGATCACCGTCGGCACCGACGGCTACGCGAGTTTTCCGGAAATCGGCGCCGTGCCGCTGCAAGGCATGACCGTCAATCAACTGGAAACCTTCCTCAACCAGAAGTACGCGCAACTGCCGGGCCGCATGAATGTGGACGTGCTGCTCAAGTCCACCGCCGGCAACGAAATCTACGTGCTGGGCGAAGTCGCACAACCGGGTTCCTACCCGATCCGCCGGCCGGTGTCGGTGCTCGAAGCGCTGACACTGGCACGCGGCACCAACGTCAAGGCGCGGCTGGATTCGGTGGTGATCATGCGGCGCAACGGTAATCAAGTGCAGGCGATGAACTACGACGTCGAAAAGGCCTTGTCCGGTGACGCGCCACAAATCGCCTATCTGCAGCCGGACGACATGCTCTACGTGCCAAAAACCAAACTCGCCAGCGCCGGCGAACTCGCCCGGCAACTGGCGGATGTGGTGCTGTTCCAGGGCGTCGGTTTCAGCTTCGGCTACCGCGTCGACAACAAAGGCAGTGACAACTGA
- a CDS encoding glycosyltransferase produces MSRISIVIPMYNEARHIGRTLLAASKAAHAADIDCELIVVDNGSSDEGPQIARAFGAQVLLAPGLLIGALRNRGATVARGEWLAFIDADIEMPEDWLKQMFALAACDQGDVFGLDLHTPATAPWFAAAWQRRSLRPSGRATRTVQWLPSANLLMRKQWFDKVGGFNETLRTGEDKEYTLRLHRHGARLLSVNTSVALHWGYEMTWREWIGKELWRQGSHLQLLRAHGMSLRLLRFPLLSLLVWLLDVLAIVALLGGHAQQALMLLMAGLLPGLLLSLRQSIRQHNLSLTLQLWGLHWVRLHLASAALILGLCHWNARRPARG; encoded by the coding sequence ATGAGCCGGATCAGCATTGTCATTCCGATGTACAACGAAGCCCGGCACATCGGCCGCACCCTGCTGGCCGCCAGCAAGGCCGCGCACGCTGCCGACATCGACTGTGAACTGATCGTGGTCGACAACGGCTCCAGCGACGAGGGGCCACAGATCGCCCGCGCATTCGGCGCGCAGGTTCTGCTGGCGCCCGGGCTGCTGATCGGCGCCTTGCGCAATCGTGGCGCAACGGTTGCCCGCGGTGAATGGCTGGCGTTCATCGATGCCGATATCGAGATGCCGGAAGACTGGCTGAAGCAGATGTTCGCTCTGGCTGCGTGCGACCAGGGCGACGTCTTCGGCCTGGATCTGCACACTCCTGCCACCGCGCCATGGTTCGCCGCCGCGTGGCAGCGCCGCTCTTTGCGCCCCTCGGGCCGCGCCACGCGCACCGTGCAATGGCTGCCCAGTGCCAACCTGCTGATGCGCAAGCAGTGGTTCGACAAGGTCGGCGGTTTCAACGAAACCCTGCGCACCGGTGAGGACAAAGAGTACACCCTGCGTCTGCACAGACACGGTGCGCGCTTGCTGTCGGTCAATACCAGCGTCGCCCTGCACTGGGGCTACGAAATGACCTGGCGCGAATGGATCGGCAAGGAACTGTGGCGTCAGGGCAGTCACCTGCAATTGCTCCGCGCCCACGGCATGAGCCTGCGCCTGCTGCGCTTTCCGCTGCTGTCATTGCTGGTGTGGTTGCTCGATGTTCTGGCGATCGTCGCATTGCTGGGCGGCCACGCGCAGCAGGCGTTGATGCTGTTGATGGCGGGCCTGCTGCCCGGTCTGCTGCTCAGTCTGCGGCAAAGCATTCGCCAGCATAACCTCAGCCTGACCTTGCAACTCTGGGGCCTGCACTGGGTGCGTCTGCACCTGGCGAGCGCGGCATTGATTCTCGGTCTGTGTCATTGGAATGCAAGGAGGCCTGCCCGTGGCTGA
- a CDS encoding polysaccharide deacetylase family protein, protein MAIKQLIKRTSGWLYLNSSVGRNQLHGAGVILMLHRVLANDRAANLPHRNELCVGPQAFEHLLMWLRKHFDCVPLMEVLQPNALRTERPRVALTFDDGWRDNAVNAYPLLQKYQVPASIFLSTDFIGSRQRFWWESVGETLWGSHGEKARMHLIEHLRITGHPLPVLLDDIDVDRRSLALLHYLQGLKSLDPQELERLTNECPPDSLPQALDWHQVRAMEASGLVRFGPHGASHAILTGLDDVRLHEEISRSRDALHNGCNRPLPVYCYPNGDNDERVREQVANHDYPFALGTGTGLYRGAGDPLNLPRFGVSQRTARNPELLSLRIFRGARP, encoded by the coding sequence ATGGCGATCAAACAGTTGATAAAACGCACCAGCGGCTGGCTCTATCTCAACTCGTCAGTGGGGCGCAACCAGTTGCACGGGGCCGGGGTCATCCTGATGCTCCACAGGGTGTTGGCCAACGACCGTGCCGCCAACCTGCCGCACCGCAATGAACTGTGCGTCGGCCCGCAGGCGTTCGAACACTTGCTGATGTGGCTGCGCAAGCATTTCGATTGCGTGCCGCTGATGGAGGTGTTGCAGCCCAATGCCCTGCGCACCGAACGCCCGCGCGTGGCGCTGACCTTCGATGACGGTTGGCGTGACAACGCGGTCAATGCTTATCCGCTGCTGCAGAAATATCAGGTGCCGGCGAGCATTTTTCTTTCCACCGATTTCATTGGCAGCCGGCAACGCTTCTGGTGGGAAAGCGTCGGTGAAACGCTGTGGGGCAGCCATGGCGAAAAGGCCCGTATGCACCTGATCGAGCACCTGCGCATCACCGGCCATCCGCTGCCGGTGTTGCTCGACGATATCGATGTCGACCGGCGCAGCCTGGCGCTGCTGCATTACCTGCAAGGGCTGAAGAGCCTCGATCCGCAGGAACTTGAACGTCTGACCAATGAGTGCCCGCCGGATTCTCTGCCGCAAGCGCTGGACTGGCATCAGGTGCGCGCCATGGAAGCGTCCGGCCTGGTGCGCTTCGGCCCCCACGGCGCCAGTCATGCGATCCTGACCGGCCTGGACGATGTACGCCTGCACGAAGAAATCAGCCGTAGCCGCGACGCCCTGCACAACGGCTGCAATCGGCCCTTGCCGGTTTATTGCTACCCCAACGGCGACAACGATGAGCGCGTGCGCGAGCAGGTCGCCAATCACGATTACCCGTTTGCCCTTGGCACGGGCACCGGGCTCTATCGCGGTGCCGGCGATCCGCTGAACCTGCCGCGCTTCGGCGTCAGCCAACGCACCGCACGCAATCCGGAGCTGCTGTCGTTACGCATCTTTCGCGGGGCACGGCCATGA
- a CDS encoding glycosyltransferase family 4 protein, whose translation MNAVSTPIVALPIIHLLSSGGFYGAERMLLDHCLATPGQHQVLFLDAPPELIARFREAGVDARACAGLGGLLRHLRQRRGDKPLLNTHNFKGLLFGWVGATLLRLPLVITQHGFTPRSRKQKFYTWLSLQLCRTASVKQVVCVAQSIATLHLEASVRAEKLQVIPNGLPAASAMQPVADRQRWLVGYVGRLSSEKGPDLFLDALIGLCHQHPQLDAVMLGDGPEREALQTRIDAAGLPQRIRLPGYQTAMQGWWQQLDALVISSRTEGTPMILLEAMQAGVPVVAFAVGGIPDVLQDRHNGLLAAPTDTAALARQLDTLLAEPKLAAQLRDNARRTQQEHYDLKALAERWSQLYIHTAREART comes from the coding sequence TTGAACGCGGTGTCCACCCCAATCGTCGCCCTGCCGATCATTCACTTGCTCAGCAGCGGCGGCTTCTACGGGGCCGAGCGGATGTTGCTGGATCATTGCCTGGCCACGCCGGGGCAGCACCAAGTGCTGTTCCTCGACGCGCCGCCAGAATTGATCGCGCGATTTCGCGAGGCCGGGGTGGACGCTCGCGCTTGTGCCGGGCTCGGCGGACTGCTGCGGCACTTGCGTCAGCGCCGTGGCGACAAACCATTGCTCAACACCCACAACTTCAAAGGGCTGCTGTTCGGCTGGGTTGGCGCCACGCTGTTGCGCCTGCCGCTGGTAATCACCCAGCACGGCTTCACGCCACGCAGTCGCAAGCAGAAGTTCTACACCTGGCTGAGCCTGCAACTGTGCCGCACGGCGTCGGTGAAGCAGGTGGTCTGCGTGGCGCAAAGCATCGCCACGCTGCACCTTGAGGCCAGCGTGCGCGCGGAGAAGTTGCAGGTGATTCCCAACGGTCTGCCAGCGGCGTCGGCGATGCAACCGGTGGCCGACCGGCAACGCTGGCTGGTCGGGTACGTCGGTCGGTTGAGCAGTGAAAAAGGCCCGGATCTGTTCCTCGATGCGCTGATCGGCCTGTGTCACCAGCATCCGCAACTGGATGCGGTGATGCTCGGTGACGGCCCGGAACGTGAGGCCTTGCAGACGCGCATCGACGCTGCCGGTTTGCCGCAGCGGATTCGCCTGCCGGGCTATCAGACGGCAATGCAAGGCTGGTGGCAGCAACTCGATGCGCTGGTGATCAGCTCGCGCACCGAGGGCACGCCGATGATTCTGCTCGAAGCGATGCAGGCCGGGGTGCCGGTAGTGGCGTTCGCGGTCGGCGGTATTCCCGATGTGCTGCAGGACCGCCACAACGGCCTGCTCGCCGCGCCGACGGATACCGCCGCCCTCGCCCGCCAGCTCGACACCTTGCTGGCCGAGCCGAAACTGGCCGCGCAGTTGCGCGACAACGCCAGACGCACACAACAGGAACACTACGACCTCAAGGCTTTGGCCGAACGCTGGTCGCAGCTGTACATCCACACGGCACGGGAGGCACGCACATGA
- a CDS encoding O-antigen ligase family protein produces the protein MIFPLSIVSLFALVSLGLLASPWPYLAPGAVIGLVGFTVLYRKPTWGLLGIAALVPFEGFFKDSSVSGSKLLGASLAVIVMLQLALHQIPSERLRSNLWRYLIGFMALYLLSLFASDNLGMSQTHLRELSVGLVLFVITLLIGRELNLDLFARLVTLSVSTTCAMAMFSSRFQDKGRAAGLLEDPNAFALLIAFAVPLGLLLVIRSPNLLQRLFWAGCCLLLLGGMTKTESRSGLVVLALSLAIGVWHYRQQLTRIRPRHFGFAMLGAAIILPLAIYAMPAGYLARIQSLSILSAGAKAQDESLGRRASYIVVGSQIIREHPLLGSGPGTFPLHYATTGYAKAFSANRKIGDLYRRAHNTYLEIFSELGIPAGLLFVGMLVQGFYNLIRARRTWLQRREWQHAGMVTHLGMSFLSLTLFLMFLSAPNLKYLWIMLALTWVLRLKAEQAALTEAKA, from the coding sequence ATGATTTTCCCGCTCTCGATCGTCAGTCTGTTCGCTTTGGTGAGTCTCGGTTTGCTGGCCAGTCCCTGGCCGTATCTGGCGCCGGGGGCAGTGATTGGCCTGGTCGGTTTCACCGTCCTGTACCGCAAGCCGACCTGGGGCCTGCTCGGCATTGCCGCGCTGGTGCCGTTCGAAGGGTTCTTCAAGGACAGTTCTGTGTCCGGGAGCAAGTTGCTCGGCGCCTCGCTGGCGGTGATCGTGATGTTGCAACTGGCGCTGCATCAGATTCCGTCCGAACGCCTGCGCAGCAACCTGTGGCGCTACCTGATCGGTTTCATGGCGCTGTACCTGCTGAGCCTTTTCGCCAGCGACAATCTGGGCATGTCGCAAACTCATCTGCGTGAACTGAGCGTCGGCCTGGTGCTGTTCGTGATCACCCTGTTGATCGGCCGTGAGTTGAATCTGGATCTGTTCGCCCGACTGGTCACCCTGAGTGTCAGCACGACCTGCGCGATGGCGATGTTTTCCAGCCGATTCCAGGACAAGGGCCGCGCCGCCGGCCTGCTCGAAGACCCCAACGCCTTCGCCTTGCTGATCGCCTTCGCCGTGCCGCTGGGCCTGCTGCTGGTGATCCGCAGCCCGAACCTGCTGCAACGCCTGTTCTGGGCTGGCTGCTGCCTGCTACTGCTCGGCGGCATGACCAAAACCGAGTCGCGCTCAGGGCTGGTGGTACTGGCGTTGAGTCTGGCAATCGGGGTCTGGCACTACCGCCAACAGCTGACCCGCATTCGTCCACGGCATTTCGGCTTCGCCATGCTCGGCGCTGCGATCATCCTGCCGTTGGCGATCTATGCGATGCCGGCCGGTTATCTGGCACGCATTCAGTCACTGAGCATTCTCAGCGCCGGGGCCAAGGCTCAGGACGAATCCCTCGGCCGTCGCGCCTCCTACATTGTCGTCGGCAGCCAGATCATCCGCGAGCATCCGCTGCTCGGCTCCGGCCCCGGCACCTTCCCGTTGCACTACGCGACCACCGGTTATGCCAAGGCGTTTTCCGCCAACCGCAAGATCGGCGACCTGTATCGCCGGGCGCATAACACTTATCTGGAGATCTTCAGCGAACTGGGGATTCCCGCCGGCCTGTTGTTTGTCGGCATGCTGGTGCAGGGTTTCTACAACCTGATCCGCGCACGACGCACGTGGCTGCAACGGCGCGAATGGCAGCACGCAGGCATGGTGACCCATCTGGGGATGAGCTTTCTGTCATTGACGTTGTTTCTGATGTTCCTCAGCGCGCCGAACCTGAAGTACCTGTGGATCATGCTGGCGCTGACTTGGGTGCTGCGTCTGAAAGCCGAGCAGGCAGCGCTGACGGAGGCCAAAGCATGA